The window TTCCTGATTCCACAGGTGCAAAGAAATCTGCAATGCACAAACGCCGTAAAGATTTTTGGCGTGGGAAATCAAATTGAGCTAACTTTTCTAAATTGCTCGCCTCTTGTCCGGTGATTTTTTCTGGGTTATAAACGTGCAGAGAGTTACCCTCAGCATTACAGGGGAAATATCCATAAACAACCTGCGGATGCAGCAAGTTTTCTGCAATAATTCGCTGCTTCCACTGTTCTAAAATTGGATAAACCTTATCCGCTAAGAATTGGTCGTATTCTTCCCGCGATTGTTCTTTAGGTTTGCGGAATTGCCACTGTCCAGCAATTAAAGCTTGCAAATCTAAATAAGTAAAAATCTCCTCTAAGGAAATGTCCTCTGGCGTGAATATTTTAGTACCCCAGAAAGGCGGAGTTGGGCGTTCAATATCAACAGCAACAGCTTCAGAACGTCGCGTATCAATTACTGCTGGTTCTGCTGGTTTACTATCTGCTTTCTCAACTGCTTCTGGTTTATGACCGTTAGTTGATGCCTGAGATGTTTCGTCTACTTCATCTAGAAATCCTTGAATATCATCCCATTTTTCTGCTGCTTTCGCTGGCATCAATTTATCCATGAAATGCAAGTCAGAAAAGGCATCTTTCCCGTAGACTACCTTACCTTTATAAGTATTCTGACAATCTTCATTAACAAATTTGGGAGTAAGCGCAGCACCACCTAAAATTACTGGTACTGTAATCCCTCGCTCGTTGAATACTTCTAAATTATCCTTCATAAAAGCAGTGGATTTTACCAGTAATCCACTCATGGCAATACAATCAGCTTTGTGCTTTTCGTAAGCATCTAGAATGTTATCGACTGGTTGTTTAATACCAAGGTTAATTACCCGATATCCATTGTTAGAAAGAATGATATCCACAAGGTTTTTACCAATGTCGTGAACATCACCTTTTACTGTTGCAATGATTACAGTACCTTTAGCATTATTACCAGCGTCTTGCTTTTCCATAAATGGCTCAAGATAAGCCACTGCTGCTTTCATAGTTTCGGCTGATTGCAATACGAAAGGCAGTTGCATTTGTCCTGAACCAAATAACTCACCCACCACTTTCATGCCATTAAGCAAGAAGGTATTGATGATTTCTAGAGGTGGATATTTTTCTAAAGCTTTTGCTAGTTGTTCTTCTAAACCGATGCGTTCACCGTCGATAATATGGCGGGTGAGACGTTCTTCTACTGGTAAGTTTACATCCCCAGTGCGATCGCGTTTTGTGGTTTTTCCTTGAAATAACTCAGTCAGTTGCCCTAAAGGATCATAAACGCAAATATCACCATCAAACTTACGTTCATCAAAAATTAACTTGCGGCAAACTTCTTGATGTTCTGGCTCAATCTTAGCTAAAGGTAAAATCTTACTCGCACTTACAATAGCTGCATCCATTCCCGCTTCCATTGCTAAGTGCAAAAACATCGAATTTAGCACTTGACGCGCAGCCGGATTTAAACCAAAGGAAACGTTAGAAACACCTAAAATAACGTGACATCCAGGTAAATCTTGACGAATACGACGAATTGCTTCAATTGTGGCTTTACCATTTGCTCTATCTTCTTCAATACCAGTAGAAATAGGTAAAGCTAAGGGGTCAAAAAAGATTTCGTGGGCGGGGATACCATATTCTACAGCAGCACGATAGGCGCGTTGGGCGATCGCAAATTTCTGATCCGCCGTCCGCGCCATCCCATCTTCATCAATCGTACCAACAACGACACCCGCCCCATATTTCTTCGCTATTTCCAATACCTTATAAAAACGCGGTTCCCCATCTTCAAAGTTAGTGGAGTTTAGCAAACACTTACCGCCAGCAACCTTTAACCCCGCCTCCATCTTTTCCCATTCTGTGGAGTCAAGCATCAAAGGCAAAGTAACATTTGTCACCAAGCGCGAAACTAATTCGTGCATATCTCGCACACCATCACGCCCCACATAATCAACGTTAACGTCGAGGATGTGCGCCCCTTCTCTTACTTGTTCCCGCGCTAAAGATACTAACCCATCCCAATCTTCAGCATTAAGTAAATCTCTACACTTCTTAGAACCACTAGCATTTAATCTTTCCCCAACAATTAGAAAAGAATTATCCTGTTCATAAGGTTGGGCGCTGTAAATAGAAGCTGCTGCTGGAGTATATTGTAATGCTGGACGAGACTGTTCTGCTCCCCCATTACTCTTAATCTCCACCCCTCTAACAGGACGTTCTTTTGGCTTCAAACTCTTAGCAATTTCTGCTAATTGTTCAATATGCCCTGGGCGAGTACCACAGCAACCACCAATTACTTGTACACCCAAATCTTCCACAAAGTGCATCAGCGCCATGCGTAATTCCATCGGTGTTAACCGATAATGCGCTTGTCCGCCCACATTTTCTGGTAAACCAGCATTCGGAATACAGGAAACTACAAAAGGTGAATTTGCAGTTAGATATTTAATGTGTTCCGCCATCCGGTCTGGGCCAGTGGCACAATTTAAACCTAAAATATCAATTTGATAAGGCTCTAAAATTGAGACAACCGCACTAATATCAGAACCGACTAACATTGTGCCAGTAGCTTCCATCGTTACCGACACCATGATGGGGATGCGCTGCCCTTTTTTGGCAAAGACTTCCTCTAAACCGTTTAATGCTGCTTTAATTTGCAGCACATCCTGACAAGTTTCCACAAGAAATAAATCAACACCGCCGTCATACAGCGCGTCCGCTTGTTCAGCAAAAGTAGCTGTCATCGTATCAAAATCAATATGCCCCAAAGTTGGTAACTTGGTAGTTGGGCCAATTGAACCTGCAACGAATCGGGGTTTTTCTGGAGTGGAAAACTCAGCCGCTACCCGTTTTGCTAATTCTGCGGCTACTTTATTTAAGTAGTAAGTTTGGTCTTGGAGATTATATTCAGCTAATACTATCGAAGTAGCGCCAAAGGTATCAGTTTCAATCACATCTGCACCAACCGCCAAGAAGTCGCGATGCACTTTAGCTACTGCTTCTGGGTTGGTGTGTACTAAATATTCATTACATCCCTCATATTCTGCCCCCCCAAAATCTGCGGCGGTGAGGTTTTGCGTTTGCAAGTTGGTTCCCATTGCGCCATCAAAGACGATAACAGGGTGTTCTGGACTGTGGAGGCGTTGGAGGAAGGGGCTATTCATCAGAAAAAATGGGTTTGAAACCCCGTCCTTTAGCGAAGCGAAGGACGGCTTTACTTAAATTAACAAGATATAACCAAACCGCTAGAACGACGAATTAATCTAATCTTGTTAACAGCTATCTGCCCTAATCGTTTCCAATTAGCATCGCTGACAGATATTTGTTTGTCAGTGTCACCGCTGACGTAACCGATTCCTTTGGGTGAATCAACTAGATCGCCCTTGCGGAATCCGTGTTTAGTTGTTGAACCGCCATATTTGCGTCTAATACCACCCAACGCAGGGATCATTAAATGTAATTGACGACGTGAATAGGGTGGTCTGCGAACTATGAAAAATGGTGCAGTGGTAATAGTGACAGCACCAAGCCATTTAGCCCCGCGTTCAGCAACAGTGCAGTATTTTCTGTACTCAACAAAGTGAGAAGCAGCAATAGCAACACCATCTACAGCATGGGTATTGAACTCAGCTTTTGATTTCTCTTTAGTTTTAGTTAAACCAAGTTGATTTCTCAGAGCAGCCGTTTCGTAGCCATAAATAGTGGCAACAGGAGCTAATTGACTTAATTGGTCAAGCATCCACTTTTGTCCTACTATTACAGCCGAAAACCCAATACCTGATTTAGCTCTCTTTCTTTTGCTAGTTAAGTCAACATCAGCCTTGACATACTCGTACCTAATCTCGGTAATTGGGTACAATTTGCACAGTTCAGCAACAGTACGCAATTCTAGTTGACGATTTGCTCTGATTGATGGTGCAAGCTTACTTTGCCTACGATTAGAAAATCGTTTTTGACGATGGGCGCGTTTTGAGAACATAATCTTGCGATTGATTCTCCTGCCACGTCTTCCCCTACGCATTAATCGTCTCGCATCCATTCGGTTGCGTACCGCTTGGAACGGTAAGATTAAATGCGCTGTATAAAGGGTGAATTTAGCCGATTGAACACCTACCCCTGAATACTTTTTTCCAGGATCGATACCAATAACAACATCTTGTGTGTCTCGACCTGATGGCTCTACTGTTAGCCGAACATAGAATTGACCACAATCAGACCAGTGTTTCACCGCTTTGCCTGATTCAATCCATTTCCTTGCTCTTGCCGAAGTAGTTGGCATTAATGGTTGGTTGTCCTGATCTACTACTGGTATTCGCATTTGGTATAACCCAACAAATTGTGTAAGTCCCTTCGCTCAACTTGATCAAGATGTCTTGGCTTTACCCAACACCTGCTCCAATCAGGTTTAGAGATAGTCCAGTCTAGGGAAGTAACTGGAAGTCTGTACCAAATCAAGTCTCTATGAGCTATTCACTGCTTACGTTGACTAAATTGGTTTAATCAATCCCCGTCGCAGAGAGCACGGGGTTAGTGAAAGGGGAAGGTAGGATAGAGACAGATTGAATATACAGATAAGTAGGTTGGTGGAAATAAACTTAACACGAAGGCTGGTTATAGGTCATTGGTCATTGGTCATTGGTCATGGAAAACCGGATTACCATCTAGTTATTAAATTTTGATCTTTATTTATTTTATTGTGCAAAATTATTGCTTTGGGGAGTAGGAGAAATTATGAATTGGCAAACAATGACAGCATCCACTCCGCCACAAGAGCAGGTGACACCAACCCGTATATTTGTTTTAGAAGGTCTTAGTTGGTAAACTTTTAAGGCTTTAATGGCAGATGTGGGAGAAAATCGTGGTTGGAGATTTGCTTTTGATAGAGGAATATTAGAAATCAGAAGACCCATTGCAGAATATGAATTGTTTAAAGGAATGCTCGATAGCTTTATCGGTGCAATAGCCGATGAGATAGAAATTGAGGTGATGAGCGTTGGTGCTTTAACTCTGGAAAGAGAAGATTTGAGCCGTGCTATTGAGCCTGATAGTTGCTTTTATATTCAAAATGAAGCTTTAGTTAGAGGTAAGAGTATATCTTTACCACAAGACCCACCGCCTGATTTAGCGATCAAGTCAGATTATACCAATTCTTCTGTCAAGAAGTTTGATATTTATGCTGCGTTGGGAGTTCCTGAACTGTGGCGATATAGTGAGCAGACTTTGCAAGTATATCAACTGGTGGAGGGGAAGTATCAGGAGTGCGATGCTCCTTCGGAGCCGCTTCGCGATCGCTCTCTAGCTTTTCCAATCTTAGCACTAGCAGAGATTCCAGGTTTGATTGAGCAAAGTCAGACAGTAGGACAAAGAACGGCTGTGCGCTTATTGAAACAACGTATTCGGGAAATATTAGCAAATTCTACAGCAGGTTGAGGAACATTAGTTGCGATCGCTCCTTCTGCTTGAGTCAGCTTACCATATTTGTGGTGGTCTATTTATAAGCAGGAGTGTTATACAGTGAAAACAAGCATGATTTACAAAGCCTTTATTTCATCACTACCTTTATTAGCATTATTTGCGCCAAATCAAGTCCACGCTCAACTAATCCCGCAACCTTGGGTATCTGTAGGTGTACAAGATAGCGATGTCACCTATGCTGTCGGAGCAAAGTTTATCGGTTTAGGTGTTGAGTTAGGAACTGGACGCGACGGTGCGACGGGAGTAGATGTACTCAAATTTATTAATCTGCCAGTTGTTGCACCTTATGTAGGAGTGGGACTGTATTCCGGTGAGGAAAGTATTGCTTACTCTGGTGGTGTCCAAGTCGGAAGCGGTGCAGAAAATATCTTCTTTGGTGTTGGTTACAACTCTGTTAGAGGTATTAACGGGCAAGTTGGATTGAAATTTTAGAGTTATATACTCACAAACCCTTTTTTGCTGCTAATTAGCAGATTAAGTATGGGAACGCTGAGATATGGGGAGCAAGTTCGATGATTTATTGAGTTCTCCCCATGCTCATTTTTAATAGACCTATTGCATAAGTCGATAAATTTTGTATTTCATCTGCGCTCATATTGCAGGAAGCGAAGTTCGCGCTATATCTGCGGTTAAATAAAATTCTGAAACCAAAAAAATGATTTTTGCAAGAAGTCTAATATACATAATCTGGTAGTTAGCGGTATTCAAGTTATTAAAATTCAACTTTCCTATCAATGGTTACAACCTCAGCTTTTCCTCTCTACAGAGCTATTGATCGCCACCCGCTAACAGTTACTGGTGATACGCCAGCACTACAGGTAGTAATGCTGATGAGCCAAGGACGCGCTAGTTGCGTTTTAGTTGTTGAACAGCAGCAGTTAATCGGCATTTTCACCGAAAGGGATGTAGTGAGAGTAACGGCAGCAGGAATAACTTTAGAAGAAGCTGCGATCGCATCTGTAATGACAACTAACATTATTACTATGCCAGAATCTCAGGCACAAGATATCCTGGCTGTACTTTCTTTGCTACGTCAATATCACATTCGTCATATACCCCTTGTAGATGAAAAGCAGCACTTAGTCGGAATTCTTTCTCACGAAAGTATGCGTGAAGTTCTACAACCAGCAGATTTGCTAAAGTTGAGAACTGTATCGGAGGTAATGTCTAAACAAGTTATTCAAGCTTCTTTGACAACATCGGTAAGGCATTTAACGCAACTTATGTCTAGCAATCATGTCAGTTGCGTTGTGATTGTTGATTCTATAGACACAGATAATTATCGTCCTATTGGCATTGTTACAGAACGCGATATTGTCCAACTACGGGCATTAGGAGTCGATTTAACGCAAACTCTAGCAGAAACTGTGATGAGTTCCCCGTTATTACCAATTCACCCCCAAAACTCTCTATGGGCAGCCCATGAAAAAATGCGACAACATCGTATCCGACGCTTAGTTGTAGTTGACGATATGGGAGCATTGATTGGAATTGTTACGCAGACTACTATGCTGCAAGTTCTTGATCCGATGGAAACTTATGCAGCACTAGAAGCATTACAAAAAGTGGTAGAAGTGCGTACAACAGATCTTCAAAAAGCTAACGAACAATTACATCATGAAATTATTGAACGTCAACAAATAGAAACTGCACTACGGGTATCTCAAGCCCGTTTATCGGGAATTTTAGATAGTGCGGACGAAGCGATTATTTGTGTAGATGAAAAAGGTTTGATTCAGATTTTTAACCAAGGCGCAGAGCAAATCTTTGGATATACTTATGAAGAAATTTTAAATAATACTTTAGATTTTTTGCTATCTGAAATTTTAATAGGAGCATCTTGTCAGTATAATGTACCAAATGCTGCTTTACAATCTGCTAGGAAAATAGGCGAACATCGCGAAATTTTTGGTCGGCGGCGAGATGGTACTGAGTTTCCGGCTGAAGCGTCTATTTCTGAATCATTAGCAGGAGATGAAATAATTTTTACAGTTATTCTTCGCGATATTACTGAAAGAAAAATTGCTGAACAAGCATTAACAAATCAAATAGCTAAAGAAAGACTGATGGGAACAATTGCTCAACGTATCCGCCAGTCATTAAATTTAGAAACAATTCTTAAAACCACTGTAGCAGAAGTGCGGCAATTTCTTCAGGCTGATCGAGTAATTATTTATCGTTTTGAAGGAGAATGTGACGGAGTTGTAGTTGTAGAATCTATAGCTACTGGCTGTGTCTCTTTGTTAGAAAATAATACGCTGGATTACTTCTGTGTCAAGAGCTATTTTCCTTTGTATAAACAAGACCGCATCCAAATAATAAGTGATATTAATAATTATGATTTAACAGAAAATGAAGTAGAAATTTTTACAAAACTTGAAATAAAATCAGATTTAATTGTACCTATTTGGCGAGGAGAAGATTTATGGGGTTTACTGGCGGTACATCAATGTTCTAGCTATCGCCAGTGGCAGCAGTTAGAGATAGATTTAATCCAACAATTAGCTACCCAAGTTGGAATCGCAATTCAACAAGCGCAACTTTATGAACAATTACAGACAGCTAATCAAGAATTACAACGTTTAGCTAATACAGACGGTTTAACCAAAGTAGCTAATCGTCGCTGTTTTGATGAAACTCTGCAATCCGAATGGCGGCGTTTGGCACGGGAACAATTACCTTTGTCTCTAATTATTTGCGATGTAGATTTTTTTAAAATTTACAATGATACTTATGGGCATCAAGCAGGTGATGAATGTTTGCAAAGGGTAGCTAGGGCTATTCGTCTTACTGTTAAGCGCCCAGCAGATTTACTAGCGCGTTATGGAGGAGAAGAATTTGTGATTATTTTGCCTAATACAGACTCGGTAGGTGCTAAACAATTAGCCGATGAAATTCATTTTCGAGTAAAATTATTGCAAATCCCCCATGAAAAATCTCCCCTTGGTAACTTAGTTACACTCAGTTTAGGGGTATCGAGCATAATTCCAGACTTTAGTTATTCCCCTGAAATGTTGCTGGCTGCTGCTGATAAAGCATTATATCAAGCAAAATCGGAAGGGCGCGATCGCATTATTTTTAAATTAGTTTCTGAATTAAGCTGATATTAAAGGAGAATATTAAAAATGGCGATCGCTCAAACACTCGAAACAATATTTAATTCAGATACAAGTATCTATAATTGGGATAACTTAGACCAAGATTTGCAAAAACGAATAACTCAAGCCTTGCTTCCTGGTCAAACACCTAGCTACATACTATATCCCCAAAGCGAAAATGAACTAGCACAGGCAATGGCTTACGCCTATCGTAACAACCAAAGCGTTGTTGCTTGTGGCAATGGTAGCAAACTCGGTTGGGGTAAAAGTGCAAAGACTCAGCTTGTAATTAGTACCGCACGCCTTAACCATTTAATTGAACACGCAGTTGGCGATTTAACTGTCACTGTAGAAGCTGGGATGAAATTTGCTGAAGTGCAAAATATCTTAGCTGCTGCTAATCAATTTATTGCCCTCGATCCAGCTTATCCTGAAGATGCAACCATTGGCGGCATCATTGCTACTGCTGATGCTGGTTCCTGGCGACAACGTTACGGCGGTGTCAGAGATATGATATTAGGGCTTACTTTTATACGCGCAGATGGTGAAATTGCTAAAGCTGGTGGACGAGTCGTTAAAAATGTTGCTGGTTACGACTTAATGAAGTTGTTCACAGGTTCCTATGGAACACTAGGAATTATTTCTCAAGTTACCCTGCGGGTTTATCCGTTACCGAAAGCTTCTGCAACAGTCGTATTAACTGGGGATAAGGAAAGAATTGCAACTGCTAGTAAAACTTTGTTAGCTTCCGCGCTTACCCCCACTGCTATAGATTTAGTTTCCCCCCAGCTAGTAACTCAATTAGGTATCGGCGACGGGATGGGTTTAATAGTTCGCTTCCAAAGCGTAGCAGAGAGTATTAAACAACAATCAGCCAGACTTATAGAAGTTGGAGAACATCTGGGTTTACATTGTTGCACTTATTCAGATGATGAGGAAGCTAATTTATGGAAAAAACTACAGCAAAACCTGTGGCTACCTACACAGTCATCAGCAATAATATGCAAAATAGGAGTAAAGCCCTCTGAAGCGGTAGCACTTCTAGGTGATGAGATTGTATCTCAAGCAGCAATGGGTGTAATTCATGCTAGTAGTGGTTTAGGTATATTGCGGTTTAATAAACCAGAAATCATTAGTAAATTGCGTAGTCTTTGTGAAAGTAAAGGCGGCTTTTTGAGTATCTTGGAAGCGCCAGCTACAGTTAAAGAGAATTTGGATGTTTGGGGTTATAGAGGAAACGCGCTTGATTTAATGGTTAGAATTAAACAACAGTTTGATACCAAAAATCTGCTTAATCCTGGTCGTTTTGTTGGTGAAATTTGAGAGGATTTATGACATTATATCTCTTGCTCTCAACCACATTTTTTTAATTGCAGATGTAAGCAGATATAGGCGGAACCTTCCCGTAGGGTACGCAGATTACGCAGATGTTAATAAAAATTTGATGGTTGTTCTAAGCTTCATGTCCGTTGTTATAAAACTTATTAGGAAATTTTTAGTTTATGTCAGCATTATCTCCAATGCCTAATTCTGAATCTCAAAAATTAGACCCTTTACCAACTTTTGATGTTAACCATCCTCCTGACCCTAAACTGATAGATAGTTGCGTTCACTGTGGTTTCTGTCTTTCTACTTGTCCTAGTTATCGCGTACTAGGTAAAGAAACGGATTCGCCTAGAGGTCGGATTTATTTGATGGATGCTGTTAATGAGGGTACAATTCCTCTGTCGCCAACGACTGTACAGCATTTTGATACTTGTTTAGGTTGTCTTGCTTGCGTAACTACTTGCCCGTCTGGAGTGCAGTACGATAAGTTGATTTCTGCTACCCGTCCACAAATTGAACGTAATCATACTCGTACACCAATAGAAAGATTATATAGACAACTAATTTTTTCTTTATTTCCTTATCCAGAACGCCTACGCCTTTTGTTAGCGCCTTTGTTTTTATATCAAAAATCAGGGTTACAGAAACTTGTGCGTAATACTGGTTTGCTGAAGCGAGTTTCTCCACATTTGGCAGCAATGGAATCAAATCTGCCAGAACTTTCTTTGGATGCTTTTCACGAACCTTTACCGGAGATTATACCAGCACAAGGAAAAAAACGCGATCGCGTTGGGGTAATTTTAGGTTGTGTGCAAAGGCTATTCTTTCCTACAGTTAATGAAGCAACTGTACGGGTATTAACAGCTAATGGTTTTGAGGTAGTTATTCCAAAAACGCAAGGCTGCTGTGCTGCTTTACCTCATCATCAAGGACAAGAGGAACAAGCAAAAGAACTTGCTCGTAAAATGATTGATAGTTTTGAAGGTACTGGTGTTAACGCGATTATTATTAATGCTGCTGGTTGTGGTCACACTTTGAAAGAATACGGTCATCTTTTAGCAGATGATCCAGATTATTGTGAAAAAGCAGCTAAGTTTGCGAGTAAGGTTAAAGATGCTCAAGAGTTTTTATCTGAAGTTCGTTTAACTACAAATCTCTCACCTTTGACTGATGATAAATTGACTATAGTTTATCAAGATGCTTGTCATTTATTACACGGACAAAAAATTAGTGTGCAACCTCGTCAATTGTTGCGACAAATTCCAGGTGTGCAACTCAGAGAACCTATAGACGCTGCTTTATGTTGTGGTAGTGCTGGAGTTTACAATATGCTGCAACCAGAAATTGCTGATGAGTTAGGTCAGCAAAAAGTTACTAATTTATTGAATACTGGTGCTGATTTAATTGCTTCTGCTAATCCTGGTTGTACATTGCAAATTACTAAGCATTTGGAAGAGCAAGGTAAGAAAATTGCGATCGCACATCCAATGGTGTTGTTAGATTATTCAATCAGAGGGGTTAAATTAGATAAGTAGCCAAGCTAATTAAATGTCAAAAACTTCCCCTCCCCGAAATTCGGAGAGGGGAAGTTTTTGATTTTATCTTTTTTGATGTAGAGCTACTTAGCAAAGGATAATACGCTTAGGGCAACTATCAAATCAAGGCATTTCATCTCTGTATGCAGCGTCATATTTGGATAAGCCACATTTTTAAACTGAGCTGGTTTTTTGTTTTTTGGCATAAAAGTGAGAAACTATCTGTAAAATTAGAATAGTTAAACTAGGAATTCCATAAAAAATAGTATTCCCAAGACTAAAATAAATCCCAAAAACTTGAAAATCTTCACCTTGTAAGCTGGTATGGAAAGCCAATAGAAACATTACTGGATAAACCAAATAATGCAGGATTTTCCAGAATTTACCTAACTTTTTCACCGAAAATCTATTTGAAGTTATAGCCAAAGGTAAACACAAAAATAAAGCTAATAAACCTAGAGGTTGATAAAGGGGGATATTCTGGGGAGACCCGTGAAGAACGGTATAAAAGACTTTAGACCACAAAAAGTGAGTGAAACCAAGCATAAACATCAAAATTCCAAGCTGACGACGATTAGCCATCAAAACTTGCTGCACTCTGGACAAAAATCCTTTGACTCTGAATCTTTGCAAAATTCCAGCTATAGCAATTAACCAAAAAACATAAATACTTAAATTGCCCATCAAAGCCCCGGCAGCAGACCAGTTATTCCGCATGAAAAACAGGCTAACAACCAATAAAAACAAACAAAAATAGATACTTATCTTTAAACCAATTTTGGTTTGTCTAGTAATATTTGACATGGGATAAACCTCAAATTGTGCTCAAATAAATAGAAAACAATCAAGAATTAGGCTGCGGCGTTGCCAAATCGGAAACTAGACGAAACAACACTGCCAAAGAGGTTTTCATCATGATAAACACAAACGCCTGGCTCGTTTTGGGCTGCGCCAACAGCGACCATCAACGGTAATAAATGGTCTTCCTGTGGGTGAGCTAATCGTGCAGCAGGTGCTTTAGCCCAATGAATCAGTTGCTCAACTCGCTGTGTTGGCTCAGATTGCACCAACGTCTGCTGAAGCCAATCATCAAATTGCCGTGATACTGAAGCAGCATTTGGCCCAAAATTACTGAGATTGTGATAGCTCAATCCGCTACCAATAATTAGTACACCTTCCTTTCGCAACGGAGCCAATGCTCGTCCTACTTCCAAATGAAGTTTCGGGTCATAGCCTTGCTTGAGCGAAAGCTGAACCACAGGAATCTGTGCTTGCGGATACATCGGGTACATCACCGTAAAAGTACCGTGATCAAAGCCACGATTCGGGTCAAGATGGACTGAATGTCCAGCACCCTGAATCAGCAATTGGACGCGCATTGCCAATTCAGGTTCACCTGGCGCACTATACTTCACTTCGTATGTATGCGCGGGAAATCCTGAATAATCGTAAATCATTGGAGGATTTGGACTCGCCGAAACAGTGAAGTCTTCTTCTTCCCAATGCCCCGAAATCATTAACACTGCCTTGGGTGTCGCTCCTAATTGGCGAGGTATATCCTGTAACGAAGTTTCGAGCTGATGGAACATTTGACCAAATTGGTCTTTCATGAAGGGCCAGGGGCCGCCACCGTGAGAAACAAAGTAGGTGGGAAATTCAGGCATGAGCATATCGAAATTTTTGATGGTATTGGCTACGAGGTCTATATAACTCAATATATTCGTATACCATTAGTTCATCAAGAGCTAAAATATTGATACATCATTTCCTATTAGTTGATGTTTCTGGGGCAAAATGGATACATTAGTGAGTATGCGGGTGTTTCGCACAGTTGTAGAACTCAAAAGCTTTGTTGCTGCCGCCACTCGCATGGAAATGTCTCCGGCAATGGCTAGCAAACACGTTATGCACCTAGAGCAGCACTTGGGTGGTCGCTTGCTAAATCGCACCAGCCGACATTTAAGTTTGACTGAAATCGGTCAAGTCTATTTTGAACAATGTTGCGAGATGTTGGATAGCTTGGATGAAGTAGAAGCAACGGTCAGCCGAGCAACAATTGTACCTAGTGGGTTGCTAAAAATTAGTGCTCCAGTCTGGTTTGCTAATCGCACATTTACGAAGATACTGGCTAATTATCAGGCACAGTTTGCCGCAGTCTCTTTAGACATTGACTTAAGTGGGCGAATGGTTAACGTAGTAGAGGAAGGGTTTGATGTGGTATTGAGGGTGACTCAATCTCCTCCTAGTAACCTGATTGCACATCCAATTGCATCTATTCCATTTTACTTAGTAGGCTCTCCTTCATACTTTCGCAAAGCTGGATACCCTTTAAAACCAAAGGATTTATCGCAGCACGCTATGATTACTTATTCGTATTTGTCACATAAAGAGGGTGAACTGCCCTTTGAAGGACTAACGGGGAAAGAAAGCGTTAAGATTGGGTCGTCGGTGCTGCGGACTAATAATGAAAATCTGATGCACAAC of the Oculatellaceae cyanobacterium genome contains:
- a CDS encoding class III extradiol ring-cleavage dioxygenase, coding for MLMPEFPTYFVSHGGGPWPFMKDQFGQMFHQLETSLQDIPRQLGATPKAVLMISGHWEEEDFTVSASPNPPMIYDYSGFPAHTYEVKYSAPGEPELAMRVQLLIQGAGHSVHLDPNRGFDHGTFTVMYPMYPQAQIPVVQLSLKQGYDPKLHLEVGRALAPLRKEGVLIIGSGLSYHNLSNFGPNAASVSRQFDDWLQQTLVQSEPTQRVEQLIHWAKAPAARLAHPQEDHLLPLMVAVGAAQNEPGVCVYHDENLFGSVVSSSFRFGNAAA
- a CDS encoding LysR family transcriptional regulator, which codes for MDTLVSMRVFRTVVELKSFVAAATRMEMSPAMASKHVMHLEQHLGGRLLNRTSRHLSLTEIGQVYFEQCCEMLDSLDEVEATVSRATIVPSGLLKISAPVWFANRTFTKILANYQAQFAAVSLDIDLSGRMVNVVEEGFDVVLRVTQSPPSNLIAHPIASIPFYLVGSPSYFRKAGYPLKPKDLSQHAMITYSYLSHKEGELPFEGLTGKESVKIGSSVLRTNNENLMHNAVMDGMGLAFLPTWLIEDDIAAGHLVRVMADYRLPANMLYAVYTSRKYLSSKVRTFVDFITECSELKN